DNA sequence from the Methanofollis formosanus genome:
AGAAAGGTCTCTGGGAAGGCCCGACCGTCCTCAACAACGTCGAGAGCTGGGCGAACATCCCGCAGATCCTGATCAATGGTGCCGACTGGTTCAAGAGCATGGGCACCGAGAACAACAGCGGGACCAAGGTCTTCTCGCTCGTCGGCAAGGTCAAGAACAGCGGCCTCGTCGAGGTTCCGATGGGCGTCACCCTGCGCGAGATGATCTACGACATCGGTGGCGGCGTGCTCAACGACCGCGAGTTCAAGGCCGTCCAGACCGGCGGGCCGTCGGGCGGTTGTCTCCCGGCAAGCGAACTCGACCGGCCGGTCGACTTCGATCAGCTCAAGGCCGCCGGATCCATGATGGGTTCAGGCGGGATGATCGTCATGGACGACCACACCTGCATGGTCAATGTCGCCCAGTACTTCGTCGACTTCCTGGTCGAGGAGTCGTGCGGCAAGTGCACCCCCTGCCGCGAAGGGCTCAAGGCCATGCAGACGCTGCTCCACGGCCTCACCTCGGGCACCGCCAAACCCGGCGACTGCGCCCTGCTCAAGGAGATCGCCGAGCATGTGCGCGACACCGCGCTCTGCGGACTGGGCAAGACCGCCGCGAACCCGGTGCTCGCGACGATGAACTGGTTCCCCGAAGAGTACGAGGAGCATGAGAAGGAAGGCTTCTGTCGGGCCGGGGTCTGCAGCGGTCTCTATGACCTCGAGATCGATGAAGACCTCTGTACCGGCTGCACGCTCTGTGAGCGGGTCTGTCCGGCCGGTGCGGTCTCCGGCGAGAAGAAAATGACGCACACCATCGACAAGCACGCCTGTGCTACCTGCGGCTCGTGTATCGACGTCTGTCGGTTCAAGGCGATCAAGGTCGTGAGGAGGAGTGAGTAACATGGTTGAAGTGACGATCGACGGGCAGAAAATTGAGGTTGAGAAGGGAACGACCGCCCTGGAGGCGGCGCGTGCCCTGGGCATCGAGATCCCGACCCTCTGTTACCACGAGGGTCTGCCGCCCGACGGCAACTGCCGTCTCTGCCAGGTGGAAGTCACCGACCGCGGCCGCACCAGTCTGGTCATCTCGTGCATGTACCCGATCAAGGGACCGGTCGAGATCAAGACCGACACCGAACGGGTCCGCGACGCCCGCGCCTTTGTGGTGAGGCTCCTCCTCGCCCGCTCGCCCGACTCCCCGGTCCTCCAGCAGCTTGCGGAGGAGTACGGGGTCGAGCCCCTGGACGCACGCTTCGTCCCTGAAGGCGAGAGCGATCTCTGTATCAGGTGCGGTCGGTGTGTCCGGGCCTGCGCCACCCTCGGCAACGACTGCATCGAGTTTGTCTGGCGTGGCTGGGAGAAAGAGGTGAACACCCCCTTCAAGGAGCCTTCGAAGACCTGTATCGGCTGCGGCTCCTGCGCCCAGGTCTGCCCGACCGGTGCGATCCGCGCCACCACGGACGGTCTCACCCGGACGATCTGGGGCCGGACCTTCGACCTCGTTGCCTGTGAGCGTTGCGGCGATCATTTCGCGACGCCTGAGCAGCTCGAGGCCGCCAGGCAGGAGTTCGAGGAGGCGGACGGGCGCGTGCTCTGTCAGCGGTGCCGCAAACTCGAGCAGGCGCGTGCGGTCGCGTCTGGCCTGGGAGCGCACGAAGAGAGTTGAAGGAAGGTTAACTAAACCCCTTCACCTCTGTTCAAGATCTAATCGGGGTATGTTGACTATTCTCACATAATTTATCATTAAAAATTAAATATTCGCTCATAAAATCTCGATTGATCATAGAAATGATTAAATAAACAATATGTTAATCCTCAATCTGTAGGAGTGTACAACCATGGAGAAAACTGAGAACCTGCTGCTGATCACCCCTGAGCGGTGCATCGGCTGTGGGACCTGCGAACTGGCATGCTCCATCGGACATGTCGACGAATTCAAGCCGACTGTCGCGAATATCTCGGTCCTCAGATTTGAGGCCGGTGTGAACGTGCCCATGGCCTGTCTGCAGTGCGACAAGCCCGCCTGTGTTGCTGCGTGCAAGAGCGGCGCCCTCGAGAAAGACCCCGCTACCGGCCTTGTCAGCGTCAACGGCGCCAAGTGTATCGGGTGCCGGATGTGCGTGATGGCCTGCCCCTTCGGCAACATCACCTACAACGCTGCTGCAAAGCAGGCCCTGAAGTGTGACCAGTGCGGCGGCCACCCGATGTGCGCCGAGTTCTGCCCGGCAAACGCCATTGAATACCTGCCCGCCGACACCGCCACCGTGCAGAGGAAGAAGGCGTTCGCTGCAAAACTTGCCGCCGGTATCTCGGAGGTGAATGTATAATGTATGGATGGACTGGAACGGTGCTCCGCGTCAACCTGACCGAGGGCACGGTCAAGAAGGAACCCCTCAACAAGGACTTCGCAGAGAACTACATCGGCGGGCGTGGGCTCGGCGAGAAGTACTTCATCAGCGAGGTCGACGCTGCGGTGGACGCGCTCTCCCCCGAGAACAAGCTCATCTTCGCCACCGGCCCGCTGACCGGGACGATGGGCATCTCCACCGGGCGCTACGACGTCGTCGCCAAGGGCCCGCTGAACAACACCCTCGCCTCCTCTAATTCCGGCGGCTACTTCGGCCCGGCGATCAAGTACGCCGGCTACGACCTGATCATCTTCGAGGGGAAGGCCGAGAAGCCGGTCTACCTCTGGATCAACAACGACGCTGTCGAACTCCGTGACGCCTCCCACCTCTGGGGCAAGACGATCTACGAGACCGACGACGCCGTGAAGGCCGAGACCGACCCCGACGCAGAGGTCGCCTGCATCGGCCCCGCCGGCGAGAAGCTCGTCCTCTTCGCCTGCATCATGAACGACAAGCACCGTGCCGCCGGCAGGACCGGGATCGGTACGGTGATGGGCTCCAAGAACCTCAAGGCCCTTGCCGTCCGCGGCACCGGCGGGATCAAGGTCGCCGATAAGGAAGGCTACCTCAACGCCGTCCGCGCCGCCAGAAAGAAGATCGCTGAGAACCCGGTCACCTCCCAGGGTCTGCCGACCTTCGGGTCCAACATCCTGGTCAATATCATCAACGAGTCCGGTGCGCTCCCGACGAAGAACTGGCGTGAAGCCTACGACCCCGAAGCCGACAAGATCTCCGGCGAGACCCTCAGCCGCGACAACCTCCTGCACAACAAGGGGTGCGCCTCCTGTGTCATCGGGTGCGGGCGTGTCGCCAAGGCCAAGGGCCG
Encoded proteins:
- a CDS encoding 2Fe-2S iron-sulfur cluster-binding protein, whose protein sequence is MVEVTIDGQKIEVEKGTTALEAARALGIEIPTLCYHEGLPPDGNCRLCQVEVTDRGRTSLVISCMYPIKGPVEIKTDTERVRDARAFVVRLLLARSPDSPVLQQLAEEYGVEPLDARFVPEGESDLCIRCGRCVRACATLGNDCIEFVWRGWEKEVNTPFKEPSKTCIGCGSCAQVCPTGAIRATTDGLTRTIWGRTFDLVACERCGDHFATPEQLEAARQEFEEADGRVLCQRCRKLEQARAVASGLGAHEES
- a CDS encoding 4Fe-4S dicluster domain-containing protein, whose protein sequence is MEKTENLLLITPERCIGCGTCELACSIGHVDEFKPTVANISVLRFEAGVNVPMACLQCDKPACVAACKSGALEKDPATGLVSVNGAKCIGCRMCVMACPFGNITYNAAAKQALKCDQCGGHPMCAEFCPANAIEYLPADTATVQRKKAFAAKLAAGISEVNV
- a CDS encoding aldehyde ferredoxin oxidoreductase family protein; amino-acid sequence: MYGWTGTVLRVNLTEGTVKKEPLNKDFAENYIGGRGLGEKYFISEVDAAVDALSPENKLIFATGPLTGTMGISTGRYDVVAKGPLNNTLASSNSGGYFGPAIKYAGYDLIIFEGKAEKPVYLWINNDAVELRDASHLWGKTIYETDDAVKAETDPDAEVACIGPAGEKLVLFACIMNDKHRAAGRTGIGTVMGSKNLKALAVRGTGGIKVADKEGYLNAVRAARKKIAENPVTSQGLPTFGSNILVNIINESGALPTKNWREAYDPEADKISGETLSRDNLLHNKGCASCVIGCGRVAKAKGRFNEIGEGPEYESAWCFGSDCGIHDMDAVLKANFLCNELGMDTISLGSTIACAMELVDIGALEGEKTGCDLKFGNADAMVEITRATAYREGFGDEIAEGSFRLATKYGHPELSMTVKKQEMPAYDPRAVQGIGLEYATSNRGGCHVRGYTISPEILGLPMKMDPSVTEGKPEILKIFQDLTGALSASGTCLFASFAIGADEIAAELAAATGVEFTTEKVMEIGERIYNMERMFIVKNGYSGKDDALPPRLLNDPIPAGPAKGNVNHLPEMLPHYYEIRGWDVDGIPTQKKLEELGLADMA